A window from Dysidea avara chromosome 2, odDysAvar1.4, whole genome shotgun sequence encodes these proteins:
- the LOC136247372 gene encoding uncharacterized protein isoform X3 encodes MASDETDRDAMSNETDRDAMSNETDRDAMSNETDRDAMSNETGTDAMSKEIVSDVNTQEIDIPVIEMYREDPFYMDFDDFLYNRYDDDMSAELHPSLPSSADVKDQKYEDLNKTVSSLQESIQVMSRGLVMVSSKLDSFGAMQQPPTHSGPSELAGPVYVRQEQIPIVQPIESSFSELAHGSGANLLPTPPPPTSRGPTGLLPESELTLIFMKSCSRRNMSVHLTRRLFTEQVRKTSNVSGRNKQQLDPRIIKYIKSTSFKYFPSQNTDISKEWADCIISIDESCRRLRNKPTKKQLQGLN; translated from the exons ATGGCAAGCGATGAAACTGATAGGGATGCGATGAGCAATGAAACTGATAGGGATGCGATGAGCAATGAAACTGATAGGGATGCGATGAGCAATGAAACTGATAGGGATGCGATGAGCAATGAAACTGGTACGGATGCTATGAGCAAAGAAATCGTTAGTGATGTGAACACCCAAGAAATTGATATACCA GTGATTGAAATGTATCGAGAGGATCCATTCTATATGGATTTTGATGACTTCTTGTACAATAGG tatgatGATGACATGAGCGCAGAATTGCATCCTTCTCTACCCAGTTCAGCTGATGTTAAG GATCAGAAGTATGAAGATCTGAATAAGACAGTGTCGTCTTTGCAGGAATCTATTCAAGTAATGTCCAGAGGGTTAGTAATGGTGTCGTCAAAATTGGATTCGTTTGGAGCAATGCAGCAACCACCTACCCACTCAG GACCTAGTGAGCTTGCAGGACCTGTATATGTTCGACAAGAGCAAATCCCAATTGTACAACCCATAGAATCTAGCTTTTCTG AGCTTGCACATGGGAGTGGAGCAAATTTACTAcctacaccaccaccaccaactTCACGAGGACCAACTGGACTATTGCCTGAAAGTGAACTTACTTTGATCTTTATGAAAAGCTGCTCACGCAGGAATATGAGCGTACATTTGACCAGAAGATTGTTTACGGAACAAGTTAGAAAGACATCGAATGTCTCTGGACGCAATAAACAACAGTTAGATCCAAGAATTATCAAATACATTAAGAGTACTTCTTTCAAGTATTTTCCGTCACAAAACACCGACATTTCCAAAGAGTGGGCAGATTGTATAATCTCAATTGATGAGAGTTGCCGACGTCTTCGTAACAAGCCCACTAAAAAACAACTGCAAGGACTTAATTGA
- the LOC136247372 gene encoding uncharacterized protein isoform X4: MASDETDRDAMSNETDRDAMSNETDRDAMSNETDRDAMSNETGTDAMSKEIVSDVNTQEIDIPVIEMYREDPFYMDFDDFLYNRYDDDMSAELHPSLPSSADVKDQKYEDLNKTVSSLQESIQVMSRGLVMVSSKLDSFGAMQQPPTHSELAHGSGANLLPTPPPPTSRGPTGLLPESELTLIFMKSCSRRNMSVHLTRRLFTEQVRKTSNVSGRNKQQLDPRIIKYIKSTSFKYFPSQNTDISKEWADCIISIDESCRRLRNKPTKKQLQGLN; encoded by the exons ATGGCAAGCGATGAAACTGATAGGGATGCGATGAGCAATGAAACTGATAGGGATGCGATGAGCAATGAAACTGATAGGGATGCGATGAGCAATGAAACTGATAGGGATGCGATGAGCAATGAAACTGGTACGGATGCTATGAGCAAAGAAATCGTTAGTGATGTGAACACCCAAGAAATTGATATACCA GTGATTGAAATGTATCGAGAGGATCCATTCTATATGGATTTTGATGACTTCTTGTACAATAGG tatgatGATGACATGAGCGCAGAATTGCATCCTTCTCTACCCAGTTCAGCTGATGTTAAG GATCAGAAGTATGAAGATCTGAATAAGACAGTGTCGTCTTTGCAGGAATCTATTCAAGTAATGTCCAGAGGGTTAGTAATGGTGTCGTCAAAATTGGATTCGTTTGGAGCAATGCAGCAACCACCTACCCACTCAG AGCTTGCACATGGGAGTGGAGCAAATTTACTAcctacaccaccaccaccaactTCACGAGGACCAACTGGACTATTGCCTGAAAGTGAACTTACTTTGATCTTTATGAAAAGCTGCTCACGCAGGAATATGAGCGTACATTTGACCAGAAGATTGTTTACGGAACAAGTTAGAAAGACATCGAATGTCTCTGGACGCAATAAACAACAGTTAGATCCAAGAATTATCAAATACATTAAGAGTACTTCTTTCAAGTATTTTCCGTCACAAAACACCGACATTTCCAAAGAGTGGGCAGATTGTATAATCTCAATTGATGAGAGTTGCCGACGTCTTCGTAACAAGCCCACTAAAAAACAACTGCAAGGACTTAATTGA
- the LOC136247372 gene encoding uncharacterized protein isoform X2 yields the protein MASDETDRDAMSNETDRDAMSNETDRDAMSNETDRDAMSNETGTDAMSKEIVSDVNTQEIDIPVIEMYREDPFYMDFDDFLYNRYDDDMSAELHPSLPSSADVKDQKYEDLNKTVSSLQESIQVMSRGLVMVSSKLDSFGAMQQPPTHSELAHGSGVNVLPNCSPPPTSQGPGAQPLESNNSELAHGSGANLLPTPPPPTSRGPTGLLPESELTLIFMKSCSRRNMSVHLTRRLFTEQVRKTSNVSGRNKQQLDPRIIKYIKSTSFKYFPSQNTDISKEWADCIISIDESCRRLRNKPTKKQLQGLN from the exons ATGGCAAGCGATGAAACTGATAGGGATGCGATGAGCAATGAAACTGATAGGGATGCGATGAGCAATGAAACTGATAGGGATGCGATGAGCAATGAAACTGATAGGGATGCGATGAGCAATGAAACTGGTACGGATGCTATGAGCAAAGAAATCGTTAGTGATGTGAACACCCAAGAAATTGATATACCA GTGATTGAAATGTATCGAGAGGATCCATTCTATATGGATTTTGATGACTTCTTGTACAATAGG tatgatGATGACATGAGCGCAGAATTGCATCCTTCTCTACCCAGTTCAGCTGATGTTAAG GATCAGAAGTATGAAGATCTGAATAAGACAGTGTCGTCTTTGCAGGAATCTATTCAAGTAATGTCCAGAGGGTTAGTAATGGTGTCGTCAAAATTGGATTCGTTTGGAGCAATGCAGCAACCACCTACCCACTCAG AGCTTGCACATGGAAGTGGAGTAAATGTACTACCTAACTGTTCACCGCCACCAACTTCACAAGGGCCCGGTGCACAACCCTTAGAATCTAACAATTCTG AGCTTGCACATGGGAGTGGAGCAAATTTACTAcctacaccaccaccaccaactTCACGAGGACCAACTGGACTATTGCCTGAAAGTGAACTTACTTTGATCTTTATGAAAAGCTGCTCACGCAGGAATATGAGCGTACATTTGACCAGAAGATTGTTTACGGAACAAGTTAGAAAGACATCGAATGTCTCTGGACGCAATAAACAACAGTTAGATCCAAGAATTATCAAATACATTAAGAGTACTTCTTTCAAGTATTTTCCGTCACAAAACACCGACATTTCCAAAGAGTGGGCAGATTGTATAATCTCAATTGATGAGAGTTGCCGACGTCTTCGTAACAAGCCCACTAAAAAACAACTGCAAGGACTTAATTGA
- the LOC136247372 gene encoding uncharacterized protein isoform X1, whose product MASDETDRDAMSNETDRDAMSNETDRDAMSNETDRDAMSNETGTDAMSKEIVSDVNTQEIDIPVIEMYREDPFYMDFDDFLYNRYDDDMSAELHPSLPSSADVKDQKYEDLNKTVSSLQESIQVMSRGLVMVSSKLDSFGAMQQPPTHSGPSELAGPVYVRQEQIPIVQPIESSFSELAHGSGVNVLPNCSPPPTSQGPGAQPLESNNSELAHGSGANLLPTPPPPTSRGPTGLLPESELTLIFMKSCSRRNMSVHLTRRLFTEQVRKTSNVSGRNKQQLDPRIIKYIKSTSFKYFPSQNTDISKEWADCIISIDESCRRLRNKPTKKQLQGLN is encoded by the exons ATGGCAAGCGATGAAACTGATAGGGATGCGATGAGCAATGAAACTGATAGGGATGCGATGAGCAATGAAACTGATAGGGATGCGATGAGCAATGAAACTGATAGGGATGCGATGAGCAATGAAACTGGTACGGATGCTATGAGCAAAGAAATCGTTAGTGATGTGAACACCCAAGAAATTGATATACCA GTGATTGAAATGTATCGAGAGGATCCATTCTATATGGATTTTGATGACTTCTTGTACAATAGG tatgatGATGACATGAGCGCAGAATTGCATCCTTCTCTACCCAGTTCAGCTGATGTTAAG GATCAGAAGTATGAAGATCTGAATAAGACAGTGTCGTCTTTGCAGGAATCTATTCAAGTAATGTCCAGAGGGTTAGTAATGGTGTCGTCAAAATTGGATTCGTTTGGAGCAATGCAGCAACCACCTACCCACTCAG GACCTAGTGAGCTTGCAGGACCTGTATATGTTCGACAAGAGCAAATCCCAATTGTACAACCCATAGAATCTAGCTTTTCTG AGCTTGCACATGGAAGTGGAGTAAATGTACTACCTAACTGTTCACCGCCACCAACTTCACAAGGGCCCGGTGCACAACCCTTAGAATCTAACAATTCTG AGCTTGCACATGGGAGTGGAGCAAATTTACTAcctacaccaccaccaccaactTCACGAGGACCAACTGGACTATTGCCTGAAAGTGAACTTACTTTGATCTTTATGAAAAGCTGCTCACGCAGGAATATGAGCGTACATTTGACCAGAAGATTGTTTACGGAACAAGTTAGAAAGACATCGAATGTCTCTGGACGCAATAAACAACAGTTAGATCCAAGAATTATCAAATACATTAAGAGTACTTCTTTCAAGTATTTTCCGTCACAAAACACCGACATTTCCAAAGAGTGGGCAGATTGTATAATCTCAATTGATGAGAGTTGCCGACGTCTTCGTAACAAGCCCACTAAAAAACAACTGCAAGGACTTAATTGA
- the LOC136247373 gene encoding high mobility group nucleosome-binding domain-containing protein 5-like has protein sequence MASERVAKRSTKAKKSVAPYAFIEYVDEIYTAVVPTRMLKGTSLFIDGIAQITEGKAIYEVKILSLGTQKECKQDQEKYDEDDEDSQSNNGSEEDRENFMDDYSQIEMDGSKDTQDNTCSDQIEDKCKDSRDGKENVEPRQNKRKQKCKSDTAVKKQKQTGSKQTRRVPVQKVKTKSEGDKLKGDTVAKKRRTKKRW, from the exons ATGGCATCAGAAAGAGTGGCGAAAAGGTCAACAAAGGCAAAGAAAA GTGTAGCTCCTTATGCCTTCATTGAATACGTCGATGAGATCTACACTGCAGTTGTTCCCACTCGTATGCTTAAAGGAACATCCCTGTTTATTGATGGTATAGCTCAAATCACGGAGGGAAAAGCCATTTATGAAGTAAAAATATTGTCTTTAG GAACACAAAAAGAATGTAAGCAGGACCAGGAAAAGTATGATGAGGATGATGAAGACAGCCAGTCAAATAATGGTAGTGAAGAGGACAGAGAGAATTTCATGGATGACTACAGTCAGATTGAAATGGATGGTAGTAAAGATACACAGGATAATACATGCAGTGATCAGATAGAAGATAAGTGCAAAGATAGCCGTGATGGAAAAGAGAATGTTGAACCCAGGCAAAACAAAAGAAAGCAG AAGTGTAAATCTGATACTGCTGTTAAGAAGCAAAAGCAGACAGGTAGCAAGCAGACAAGGAGAGTCCCTGTCCAAAAAGTCAAGACCAAGAGTGAGGGTGATAAATTGAAAGGTGATACTGTAGCAAAGAAAAGAAGGACTAAGAAGAGGTGGTAA